Proteins co-encoded in one Arachis stenosperma cultivar V10309 chromosome 7, arast.V10309.gnm1.PFL2, whole genome shotgun sequence genomic window:
- the LOC130940466 gene encoding protein CYSTEINE-RICH TRANSMEMBRANE MODULE 9-like, with protein MSTYTNQQQSPVTAYPAVGESKSSAPPPPMGYPTKDAPQQSVPVKTTTRGDGFWEGCCAALCCCCVLDCCL; from the exons ATGAGTACCTATACCAATCAACAACAATCTCCAG TGACTGCATACCCAGCAGTGGGAGAGAGCAAAAGTAGTGCTCCACCACCACCAATGGGTTACCCCACCAAGGATGCTCCACAGCAATCTGTTCCAGTTAAAACCACCACCAGGGGTGATGGCTTCTGGGAAGGATG TTGTGCTGCATTATGTTGCTGCTGTGTCTTGGATTGTTGCCTCTAA